One Proteinivorax tanatarense DNA segment encodes these proteins:
- a CDS encoding IS481 family transposase, whose amino-acid sequence MPWEEKSKVDQREEFVNRALTEKISFTDLCAEYGISRNTGYKWKHRYEQYGLQGLRDLSKRPKESPQKLSEDCIIKILNIKHAHPSWGARKIQKIFEKNYPFESVPSESSIKRIFEKAGLVKKRRVKRADTNQDALRQLIQPEKPNDVWSVDFKGWWYSTDNKKCDPLTIRDDDSRYLLATRLLQRQATEPVKEVFEEVFKKYGLPKTIRSDNGTPFAHRGSLLGLTRLSAWWMSLGIIPDRTEVAKPQQNGGHERMHRDLKAEVQKINNSTYSHNQKIVEEWRREFNHVRPHEALDYQTPSDRYTPSEIKYNGNVDEIIYPVSFERRKVNSNGAVKIKSIEITLSYALYGYHVGLSQKDEHNRLNVWFNRFLLGEIDLQTYKFYTIQNEENNKKC is encoded by the coding sequence ATGCCATGGGAGGAGAAAAGTAAAGTGGATCAAAGAGAAGAGTTTGTTAACCGTGCACTAACCGAAAAAATATCTTTTACAGACCTATGTGCTGAATATGGCATAAGTAGAAATACAGGTTACAAGTGGAAACACAGGTATGAACAATATGGGCTTCAAGGATTAAGGGACCTAAGTAAAAGGCCCAAGGAGAGCCCCCAAAAGTTATCAGAAGACTGCATTATAAAAATACTAAATATTAAACATGCTCACCCCTCCTGGGGAGCCCGTAAGATACAAAAGATTTTCGAAAAAAATTATCCTTTTGAAAGCGTACCTTCTGAAAGTAGCATAAAAAGAATTTTTGAAAAAGCTGGGTTAGTTAAAAAAAGAAGAGTTAAAAGAGCTGATACTAACCAAGATGCGCTTAGGCAGCTTATCCAGCCTGAAAAACCTAACGATGTTTGGTCGGTCGACTTTAAAGGTTGGTGGTACTCCACTGATAACAAAAAATGTGACCCCTTAACTATCAGAGACGACGATAGTAGATACCTTCTTGCGACACGATTATTGCAAAGACAAGCCACAGAACCTGTAAAAGAAGTGTTTGAAGAGGTATTTAAAAAGTATGGCCTTCCAAAAACCATTAGAAGTGATAACGGCACACCTTTTGCGCATAGAGGGAGTTTATTAGGACTAACTAGGTTATCAGCTTGGTGGATGTCACTGGGAATTATTCCAGATAGGACAGAAGTTGCCAAGCCTCAGCAAAATGGCGGTCACGAAAGAATGCACAGAGATCTAAAAGCTGAGGTCCAAAAAATTAATAACAGTACTTATTCCCACAACCAAAAGATAGTTGAAGAATGGAGAAGAGAGTTTAATCATGTAAGGCCTCATGAGGCACTAGACTATCAAACGCCAAGTGATAGGTACACGCCATCTGAAATTAAATATAATGGCAATGTGGATGAGATTATTTATCCGGTCAGTTTTGAGCGAAGGAAGGTAAATTCAAACGGTGCAGTGAAAATCAAATCCATAGAAATAACATTAAGTTATGCGTTATATGGCTATCACGTTGGCTTGAGTCAAAAAGATGAACATAACAGACTAAATGTTTGGTTTAACAGATTTTTATTAGGTGAAATTGACTTGCAAACCTATAAGTTTTACACTATTCAAAATGAAGAAAATAACAAGAAGTGTTAA
- a CDS encoding acetylornithine/succinylornithine family transaminase yields the protein MADSIEKTLSQYEEYVNPAMARLFKFMGLANTEEKADGIYIYDNEGKKYIDCLGGYGSINVGHCNSQVVGAVKSQLDKMALSSKILINRPMAQLSELLADITPGDLKYSFICNSGTEAVEGALKLAKIATGKKEVIATKGGFHGKSLGALSATGRDLFKEPFMPLLPGFKHVPFGDIEAIENEINQETAAIIIEIIQGEGGIIVPPNNYVKQLRKLCDQNNILLIVDEVQTGMGRTGKMFACEHYDITPDIICLAKALGGGVMPIGAYVATDKLWEKYIDAPMLHTSTFGGNPLACVAAMETIKFIQEKDLIEKTAENGEYFLNGLRKLENKYPDLIEEVRGMGLLLGLEFTKEGIGGMLMSESIERGLLVAYTLNNEKIIRIEPPLTITKDEIDKVLSILEEGLQATQPFVEDL from the coding sequence ATGGCTGACTCCATTGAAAAAACTTTAAGTCAATATGAAGAATATGTCAATCCAGCCATGGCAAGATTGTTTAAATTCATGGGTTTGGCAAACACCGAAGAAAAGGCTGACGGAATATACATCTATGATAACGAAGGGAAAAAGTACATAGATTGCTTAGGTGGCTATGGATCGATAAATGTGGGGCATTGTAATAGTCAGGTTGTCGGAGCGGTAAAATCTCAACTAGATAAAATGGCTCTTTCTTCAAAAATACTTATTAATCGACCAATGGCCCAGTTAAGTGAGTTGTTAGCAGATATTACTCCTGGCGACCTTAAATACTCTTTTATTTGTAATAGTGGTACTGAAGCTGTTGAAGGAGCTTTAAAGCTTGCGAAAATCGCAACAGGCAAAAAAGAAGTAATTGCCACTAAAGGTGGTTTTCATGGCAAGTCTTTAGGAGCACTTAGTGCAACAGGAAGAGACTTGTTTAAAGAACCGTTTATGCCACTGTTGCCTGGTTTTAAGCATGTACCTTTCGGTGATATTGAAGCAATTGAAAATGAGATAAATCAAGAAACAGCAGCGATAATTATAGAAATAATACAGGGTGAAGGCGGGATAATAGTTCCTCCCAATAATTATGTTAAACAGCTGCGAAAGTTATGTGACCAAAACAACATTTTGTTAATTGTTGATGAGGTTCAAACAGGTATGGGAAGGACAGGTAAAATGTTTGCTTGTGAGCATTATGATATTACCCCAGATATTATCTGCCTCGCCAAAGCTCTTGGTGGGGGTGTTATGCCTATTGGTGCATATGTAGCAACAGATAAGCTTTGGGAAAAGTATATAGATGCTCCTATGCTACACACATCTACTTTTGGTGGTAATCCTTTGGCATGTGTTGCAGCAATGGAAACTATTAAATTTATACAGGAAAAGGACTTAATAGAAAAAACTGCTGAAAACGGTGAGTATTTTTTAAATGGTCTACGAAAATTGGAAAATAAATATCCCGACTTAATAGAGGAAGTTAGAGGAATGGGGTTGTTATTAGGTCTTGAATTTACAAAAGAAGGTATCGGTGGGATGTTAATGAGCGAGTCCATTGAGAGGGGACTTTTAGTAGCATATACCTTAAATAATGAGAAAATAATTCGCATTGAGCCTCCTCTAACTATTACAAAGGATGAGATAGATAAGGTGCTGTCCATACTTGAAGAAGGGTTACAAGCCACGCAACCATTTGTTGAAGATTTATAA
- a CDS encoding hemerythrin domain-containing protein, producing MNAIELMIEEHKVIKKVLSAIRAASITLLDSNKVDYDFFTNAIDFVRNFADKHHHGKEEEMLFYLMHKHLSEEDVKEPLSGMYAEHDLGRLFISNLEYALENHQNGNNGARVDIIANAIAYTDLLKRHIDKEDNAIFKFALRSLDDHTIEELNSTVEKYEKEKSDTVKRYHQMAADLEKKVSTGVR from the coding sequence ATGAATGCAATTGAACTAATGATAGAAGAGCATAAAGTAATTAAAAAGGTTTTATCTGCAATAAGAGCAGCTTCTATTACACTTTTAGACAGTAATAAGGTTGATTATGACTTCTTTACTAATGCTATAGATTTTGTTCGCAACTTTGCTGACAAGCATCATCACGGCAAAGAAGAGGAAATGTTATTTTATTTAATGCATAAGCACCTATCGGAAGAAGATGTTAAAGAACCTCTTAGTGGTATGTATGCAGAGCACGATCTAGGTAGGCTGTTTATAAGCAACTTAGAATACGCGTTAGAAAATCATCAAAACGGGAATAATGGTGCAAGAGTTGATATAATAGCCAATGCAATAGCTTATACCGACCTTTTAAAAAGGCATATCGACAAAGAAGATAATGCTATATTTAAGTTTGCTTTGCGTAGTTTAGATGACCATACTATTGAAGAACTTAATTCTACAGTTGAAAAATATGAAAAAGAAAAATCAGATACAGTAAAAAGATATCATCAAATGGCAGCAGATTTAGAAAAGAAAGTTAGTACGGGAGTTCGTTAA
- the rnhA gene encoding ribonuclease HI, translating to MKEIELYTDGACSGNPGPGGYGFVLKYKEHIKEKSQGYASTTNNRMELMAIIKGLESLKESCNVKVYSDSKYIVDAINKKWVYKWEKNNWLRSNNKPALNSDLWKRLLELVEKHNVEFNWVKGHAGHPENERCDQLATSAIKETPLIERDTV from the coding sequence ATGAAGGAAATTGAACTTTATACAGATGGAGCTTGTTCTGGTAATCCAGGCCCAGGAGGATATGGGTTTGTACTGAAATACAAAGAACACATAAAAGAAAAATCTCAGGGTTATGCTTCTACAACCAATAATCGAATGGAGCTTATGGCGATAATAAAGGGGTTGGAATCTTTAAAAGAAAGTTGTAATGTAAAGGTTTATTCTGACTCTAAATATATAGTAGATGCCATTAACAAAAAATGGGTCTATAAATGGGAAAAAAATAATTGGTTAAGATCCAATAATAAACCAGCATTGAATTCAGATTTATGGAAAAGACTATTGGAATTAGTGGAAAAACATAATGTGGAATTTAATTGGGTTAAAGGCCATGCGGGTCACCCAGAAAACGAACGTTGTGACCAGCTAGCAACCTCAGCAATTAAAGAAACACCTTTAATAGAAAGAGATACAGTTTAA
- a CDS encoding type II toxin-antitoxin system RatA family toxin: protein MPYIESSINIDTKDIEKVYKIVSDMEGYPNFMENVNSVEVIEQGEGFTITQWKTVLKGKPFNWKEKDLFDPNNYIITYSLVEGDLKKFEGSWKLTTEDDQTRVTLDVDFEFGVPMIASLLNPIAKIIIKQNCDDMLSAIKQEIEDSSVA from the coding sequence ATGCCATATATAGAGTCTAGTATAAATATTGATACAAAGGATATAGAAAAGGTATATAAGATCGTCAGTGACATGGAAGGGTATCCTAATTTCATGGAAAATGTAAATTCCGTAGAAGTTATTGAACAAGGGGAAGGTTTTACAATTACCCAATGGAAAACAGTTTTAAAAGGCAAACCTTTTAATTGGAAGGAAAAAGATCTTTTTGATCCAAATAATTATATAATAACGTACTCTCTGGTAGAAGGGGACCTTAAAAAGTTTGAAGGAAGTTGGAAGCTAACAACGGAAGATGATCAAACTAGGGTAACATTAGATGTAGATTTTGAATTTGGTGTTCCTATGATTGCTTCACTTTTAAATCCAATTGCAAAAATCATCATAAAACAAAACTGTGATGATATGCTTTCAGCAATCAAACAAGAAATTGAAGATTCCTCAGTAGCCTAG
- the spoIVA gene encoding stage IV sporulation protein A — MAEFDLYKDIVERTGGNIYLGIVGPVRTGKSTFIKKFMEQLVLPNIENEGEKERAKDELPQSSGGRTIMTTEPKFIPENAVTVTINDNLHMNVKLVDCVGYTVPKAFGYSDERGERMVSTPWFEEEIPFQQAAEYGTRKVITDHSTIGVVVTTDGSFSEMDRSDYIEAEERVIAELQEINKPFIVLLNSSDPTGEHAMLLKHDLEEKYKRPVVPMDVSRLAVDDINEILQEALFEFPIVEVKIKMPNWVETLEQDHWLREEFDAIVKHFMEKLEKVRDLDSGIAEVRGKEFLENINLDDVDLGTGQAKIRMECPEDLFYKITSEQTGLELKGPEDLLTQLRELVKVNKDYQAIQGALTQAKGTGYGVVPPQLQEMSLDEPEIVRQGSRFGVKLKASAPSIHMIRVDVESEFAPVVGTEKQSEDLVNYIMDEFEENPEKIWESNIFGKSLHDLVKGGIQGKLDNMPPSAQEKLQETLEKIINEGNGGLIAIIL, encoded by the coding sequence GTGGCTGAATTTGATCTTTATAAAGACATCGTAGAACGAACTGGTGGAAACATTTATTTGGGTATAGTAGGTCCTGTTCGAACTGGGAAATCAACTTTTATTAAAAAGTTTATGGAACAGCTAGTGTTACCAAACATAGAAAATGAAGGTGAAAAAGAAAGAGCTAAGGACGAACTGCCTCAAAGTAGTGGTGGAAGGACTATAATGACTACTGAACCGAAATTTATACCTGAAAATGCAGTAACTGTTACTATAAACGATAATTTACACATGAACGTAAAACTAGTTGATTGTGTGGGTTATACTGTACCTAAGGCTTTTGGTTATTCAGATGAGAGAGGGGAAAGAATGGTATCCACCCCTTGGTTTGAGGAAGAAATACCATTTCAACAGGCTGCTGAGTACGGAACAAGAAAAGTCATCACCGACCATTCAACGATTGGAGTTGTAGTTACCACCGATGGAAGCTTTTCAGAAATGGATAGAAGTGACTATATCGAAGCAGAAGAAAGAGTAATTGCCGAACTACAGGAAATTAACAAGCCTTTTATTGTGCTATTAAATTCTTCTGACCCTACAGGAGAGCATGCAATGTTATTGAAACACGACTTAGAGGAAAAATACAAAAGACCGGTGGTTCCCATGGATGTTTCTCGATTAGCAGTAGATGATATAAATGAGATACTGCAGGAGGCATTATTTGAGTTTCCAATAGTAGAAGTAAAGATAAAGATGCCTAACTGGGTAGAAACGTTAGAGCAAGACCATTGGCTGAGAGAGGAATTCGATGCTATAGTTAAGCATTTTATGGAAAAACTTGAAAAAGTAAGAGACTTAGATAGTGGTATAGCGGAGGTTAGAGGTAAAGAATTTTTAGAGAATATCAACCTAGATGATGTTGATTTAGGAACTGGTCAAGCTAAAATTAGAATGGAATGCCCTGAAGATTTATTCTATAAAATCACCTCAGAACAAACAGGATTAGAACTAAAGGGCCCTGAAGACTTATTAACACAGTTAAGAGAGTTAGTAAAAGTAAATAAAGATTATCAAGCTATTCAAGGAGCATTGACACAAGCAAAAGGTACTGGTTATGGTGTAGTGCCACCTCAGCTGCAAGAGATGAGTTTAGATGAACCTGAAATTGTCAGACAAGGGAGTCGCTTTGGTGTCAAATTAAAAGCTAGTGCTCCGTCTATTCATATGATTAGAGTAGATGTTGAATCGGAATTTGCTCCTGTAGTTGGGACTGAGAAACAAAGTGAGGATCTAGTTAATTATATTATGGATGAATTTGAAGAAAACCCAGAGAAAATTTGGGAATCTAACATATTTGGAAAATCACTCCATGACCTAGTTAAAGGTGGTATTCAAGGGAAATTAGATAATATGCCACCAAGTGCCCAAGAAAAACTTCAGGAAACTTTAGAAAAGATAATTAACGAAGGTAATGGAGGGCTAATAGCTATAATTTTATAA
- a CDS encoding sodium/glutamate symporter: MTAGAIGFSLLLLGLLLVIGKLIRIKTPILQNLFLPSSLIAGFLALILGPEVLGHFDLSRISLWFEAGLFPEYSLTTWSALPSLMINIVFAALFLGQALPSLNKVWKLAGPQVVLGYIISFGQYVVGLLLVILFLGPVFDVSPLAGALIEIAFVGGHGTAAGLGNTFAEMGFEDGEALAIGLATVGVLGGAIIGITFINLGIRKNKLSIKNNINSRDDIEKKGLTELDQRSPAGYLSTRAESIEPLSLHFGYIAVSILIGYAILQGFILIEAATWGAITGVYLFIYVPLFPLAMLGGIITQFMLDKTDKYNTLDADLIARIQGFALDILIVSALATLNLSVIADNIIPFTVLALGGILWTTFAFWLLAPKILPSYWFERGIGDFGQSMGVTATGLMLMRVADPENKSPALESFGYKQLMFEPFVGGGLFTAASVPLIHQFGPISILIFTGLVTLILLAFGLFFFKK, translated from the coding sequence ATGACAGCAGGCGCAATAGGATTTAGTTTATTATTATTAGGATTATTATTAGTTATAGGAAAATTAATCAGAATTAAAACCCCTATTTTGCAGAACTTATTTCTACCTAGTTCCTTGATAGCTGGTTTTTTAGCTTTGATACTAGGGCCAGAAGTTTTAGGACATTTTGATTTGTCACGTATTAGTCTGTGGTTTGAGGCAGGACTGTTCCCCGAATATAGCTTGACCACATGGAGCGCTCTGCCTTCGCTAATGATAAATATAGTGTTTGCAGCTCTTTTTTTGGGACAAGCACTTCCAAGCTTAAATAAAGTGTGGAAACTTGCCGGACCTCAAGTAGTACTAGGCTATATTATCTCTTTTGGCCAGTATGTAGTGGGGCTTTTACTTGTAATTTTATTTTTAGGTCCTGTATTTGACGTTAGCCCTTTAGCAGGTGCGTTAATTGAAATTGCTTTTGTAGGAGGCCATGGAACTGCAGCAGGTTTAGGGAATACCTTTGCAGAAATGGGCTTTGAAGATGGTGAAGCTTTAGCTATAGGTCTGGCAACAGTTGGAGTGCTGGGTGGCGCAATAATAGGCATAACTTTTATTAATTTAGGGATAAGAAAAAATAAGCTCAGCATAAAAAATAATATAAATTCAAGGGACGATATCGAGAAAAAAGGATTAACGGAGTTAGATCAAAGAAGCCCGGCTGGCTACTTAAGTACAAGGGCAGAGTCAATAGAGCCTTTGTCACTTCACTTTGGATATATAGCTGTATCAATTTTGATTGGATACGCAATTTTACAAGGCTTTATATTGATAGAGGCAGCTACTTGGGGAGCCATCACAGGAGTGTACCTATTTATTTATGTGCCGTTATTTCCACTAGCAATGCTTGGAGGGATAATAACTCAGTTTATGTTGGACAAAACAGACAAATACAACACCCTAGATGCTGATTTAATAGCTAGAATACAAGGTTTTGCCCTTGATATTTTAATAGTTAGTGCATTGGCAACTCTTAATCTTTCGGTAATTGCCGACAACATAATCCCTTTTACAGTTCTAGCGTTAGGAGGTATTCTATGGACCACCTTTGCCTTTTGGCTTCTTGCACCTAAAATTCTGCCGTCTTATTGGTTTGAGAGGGGCATTGGTGATTTCGGTCAGTCAATGGGGGTAACAGCAACAGGACTTATGCTAATGCGAGTAGCTGATCCTGAAAATAAATCCCCAGCACTTGAATCATTTGGCTATAAACAGTTGATGTTTGAACCATTTGTAGGAGGAGGACTTTTTACTGCAGCTTCTGT